Proteins from a genomic interval of Uloborus diversus isolate 005 chromosome 4, Udiv.v.3.1, whole genome shotgun sequence:
- the LOC129220867 gene encoding trypsin-3-like, translated as MAFAAVTVALVALAVAVQSKSINDIVALDRMLTDPDEELSPRVIGGRDALEGEFPWMVALHYQGRFVCSSFLVTPKVLMTAAHCVVFGREPEDPKHYNAYVGTIHRDGPDTEILFDEIIAHPEYGSGTEYDIAIMRIRDGVTLNENIQTICLPTKDSMYEDMQAQVIGWGVSEKGGRESAKILQTAVENVPTNSMCAFTYAILGIPVTRRHVCAGGERDKGICFGDSGGPLVAMNETKPVAVGVASFVSRRGCAQRHIPAVYTSTAAYMDWIKENMGEDKDELCEVEQSKKSRRRG; from the exons ATGGCCTTCGCTGCAGTAACAGTGGCTTTGGTAGCTCTGGCGGTGGCCGTTCAAAGCAAAAGCATTAAT gatATTGTTGCTTTGGATCGTATGTTGACAG ACCCAGATGAAGAGTTGTCACCTCGAGTTATAGGAGGAAGAGATGCTTTGGAAGGAGAGTTTCCATGGATG gttGCACTTCACTATCAAGGACGTTTCGTATGCAGCTCATTTTTGGTgactccaaaagtcttgatgactGCAGCTCACTGCGTTGTCTT TGGACGCGAACCAGAAGATCCAAAGCATTACAACGCCTACGTCGGAACAATCCATCGCGATGGACCAGACACTGAAATACTTTTCGACGAAATCATCGCCCATCCAGAATACGGCAGTGGCACTGAGTACGATATCGCCATCATGAGGATAAGAGATGGAGTGACCCTCAACGAGAACATCCAAACTATCTGCTTGCCCACGAAGGACTCCATGTATGAAGACATGCAAGCTCAAGTTATTGGATGGGGAGTATCAGAAAAGG GAGGACGAGAATCAGCTAAAATTTTGCAGACAGCCGTGGAAAACGTGCCCACTAACTCCATGTGCGCCTTCACATACGCCATTTTGGGTATTCCTGTAACTAGAAGACATGTTTGTGCCGGCGGAGAACGAGACAAGGGCATCTGCTTC GGAGATTCTGGCGGACCTCTCGTCGCCATGAACGAGACGAAGCCCGTAGCAGTCGGTGTGGCCTCCTTCGTGTCTAGACGAGGTTGTGCCCAGCGCCACATACCGGCGGTTTATACAAGCACTGCTGCCTACATGGACTGGATAAAAGAAAACATGGGCGAAGACAAAGACGAACTTTGCGAAGTTGAACAGTCCAAAAAATCCAGACGACGGGGATGA
- the LOC129219992 gene encoding chymotrypsin-like protease CTRL-1 (The sequence of the model RefSeq protein was modified relative to this genomic sequence to represent the inferred CDS: added 76 bases not found in genome assembly), producing MCHRFSASFAACLLFAALASQVHGNELDESERIIGGQDAQQGMFPWTVALFYNDQFICTASVISPTDVLTAAHCVVFDGVVQPASSYYGIAGNVNKSSPVYRINFSGLTPHPDYGTTFDNDLAIFRASEPIPISDNLKPICIAAPDSDAEYRTAIAMGWGRTNRIRILPTQIPDILQYANQRIVPNTQCQAIYGPLNDMKLCATGLFTGVCNGDSGGPLVHLRDDTPIEIGIVSYGNAIIGCGKTLGPAVFTRVSSYNDFITQTANDVCVA from the exons AGCTTGATGAAAGTGAACGAATTATTGGAGGCCAGGATGCTCAGCAGGGAATGTTCCCGTGGACA GTTGCTTTGTTTTACAATGACCAGTTCATCTGTACTGCCTCAGTTATTTCACCAACAGATGTTCTGACCGCAGCCCACTGTGTTGTCTT TGATGGCGTAGTTCAACCAGCATCGTCGTACTACGGCATTGCTGGCAACGTCAACAAGAGCTCCCccgtttatcgaattaatttctcAGGACTGACACCCCACCCTGACTATGGTACCACATTCGACAACGACTTGGCCATCTTCAGGGCGTCGGAACCCATACCAATAAGTGATAACTTGAAGCCAATCTGCATTGCCGCCCCTGACTCGGACGCAGAATATCGAACTGCCATTGCTATGGGATGGGGACGTACTAACAGAATTAGAA TATTGCCCACACAAATTCCCGATATTCTTCAGTATGCAAACCAACGTATTGTTCCCAATACTCAATGTCAAGCAATTTATGGTCCTTTGAATGATATGAAACTGTGCGCAACCGGACTTTTCACTGGAGTCTGCAAT GGTGATTCCGGAGGACCCCTTGTCCACCTTCGAGATGACACTCCAATTGAGATCGGAATCGTGTCTTACGGAAACGCAATTATCGGCTGCGGAAAGACACTGGGCCCAGCCGTGTTCACCAGAGTTAGTTCCTACAACGACTTCATCACGCAGACGGCAAATGATGTTTGTGTGGCGTAG